The Streptomyces sp. NBC_01197 genome window below encodes:
- a CDS encoding RICIN domain-containing protein codes for MKLYQKWAAGVGALAISAGLVSSTAATAAADDAASPTPRSIVAQQFTLRLADDPGQVANVRGAATENGAHVIQYPWSGKANERWEADSALGGYYRFKSVSSDKCLNVRGGGSENGAQVIQYTCGNSDNELWKFVPKGIGYQIVVKSSGKCLNVQGGPGTGNNLIQYECTPRGAVNDVWLPVWEPHNI; via the coding sequence ATGAAGCTGTACCAGAAGTGGGCTGCCGGAGTGGGGGCTCTCGCGATCAGTGCGGGACTCGTGTCGAGCACGGCCGCCACGGCGGCAGCCGACGACGCCGCGAGCCCCACGCCCCGGTCGATCGTCGCCCAGCAGTTCACCCTCAGACTCGCCGACGACCCTGGTCAGGTCGCCAACGTACGCGGGGCAGCCACGGAAAACGGTGCCCATGTCATCCAGTACCCCTGGTCCGGCAAGGCCAACGAACGCTGGGAAGCGGACTCCGCCCTCGGCGGCTACTACCGGTTCAAGTCCGTCAGCAGCGACAAGTGCCTCAACGTCAGGGGCGGCGGGAGCGAAAACGGCGCCCAGGTCATCCAGTACACCTGCGGAAACAGCGACAACGAACTGTGGAAGTTCGTACCCAAGGGCATCGGCTACCAAATCGTCGTCAAGTCCAGCGGCAAGTGCCTGAACGTCCAGGGCGGCCCCGGCACCGGAAACAACTTGATCCAGTACGAGTGCACCCCGCGGGGAGCGGTCAACGACGTCTGGCTGCCGGTCTGGGAACCCCACAACATCTGA
- a CDS encoding LapA family protein, with amino-acid sequence MSGQQAPDTPGAATSRGSRWRQALTPSRILALLLTAVAIVLIAENTREVKIRLLVPVVTMPLYAALLIMFVIGLLAGALLVYNRRRRRRRRERY; translated from the coding sequence ATGAGCGGACAACAGGCTCCAGACACACCGGGCGCCGCGACCAGCCGTGGTTCACGCTGGCGCCAGGCCCTGACGCCTTCGCGCATCCTCGCCCTGCTGCTGACCGCGGTCGCGATCGTCCTCATCGCCGAGAACACCCGGGAGGTGAAGATCCGGCTGCTGGTTCCCGTCGTCACCATGCCCCTGTACGCGGCGCTGCTGATCATGTTCGTGATCGGCCTCCTCGCCGGGGCCCTGCTTGTCTACAACCGTCGCCGCCGCAGGAGGCGGCGCGAGCGGTACTGA